DNA from Syntrophorhabdales bacterium:
CCAAAACCGGATCGCGTCGCTCAACCTTGAATTTGGAAATTTGATATTGTTTAGACATTAGATATTAGGATTTAGACATTGTCCTCCACACCCTCCACACACTCTTATACTTTCACCAAGTCGAGGTCTCCCCACACTCCCAGTTTTTCGCCAAGAATAATCAGGATACCTATTACCTCTGTATGAGCCTTTCCCACCTCGAGAGCCTCTCCGATGTTTTCCGACGTTGTGACCATGTTTCCTACCCGCGTGGCCATTCCATCCGCAAAAAGAGCCGATGAAGCCACAATGCAGACTGCATCTGCCTTGCCGAAACTCAATGAATGGCCGACCGTGCCGGACGAGGTGCAGACGCCGTACGCCTCTTCCCTCGGCCTGAGACGTATTCCCAGCTTGTTGCTGAAAGGGGAGTCTTTTGCATAAATGAGGACGAGCCTCTCCTTTTTCGTCCGCAACTGGATGTCGCCACCGTTCTCAATGATATACTCCTCGCATAGAGGCTCGATGTCATTTCCTACAAACTCGGCCACAGCCCCTGCAACGCACGCCATTGGACCCACGCCGACGGCTGCGGACGCCGTGATCATCTTTTTTATGATAGCCGGGGCAAACAGGTCAGCTTTCACAGGGACCAGACTGTGCAGAAACTCAGGCCTCTCTTCTATGTATCTCTCAAGCTGGTGTCTGTAGTGAATTACCCTCTCTTCTATCGTCTCCCGCACGTCACGGCTTGTGCAGCAGAAGAGATCCGTTTCTTTGAGCTTCACCTCGTAACACTGCAGGTCCGAGGGCTGCGAAAATCCTCTGTAGAAGCGTTCTTCATACGCCACGGTCCACACCATGGTCTGCACGGGGGTCTGGCTGTGGAAATCTCTCTACCTTCTCCTCGAGTTGCTTCATCCGGTCCAGGAGTGATCTAATGGCTATCGCCTGAGGATCAGGCATGAACTCCCTGTCGAGCGCTATCCGCTTCTCTCCCTCGACCCTGAAAACAACCTTACCGGGAATACCTACCACAACCGAGTTGGGCGGGATCTCTGAGATCACCACGGAGTTGGCGCCGATGCGCGTGTTGTCGCCGATCTTCACCGGTCCCAGAACCTTGGCGCCGGCCCCGATTACCACGTTATTGCCGATCGTGGGATGGCGTTTGCCTTTCTGCCAGGTGGTGCCGCCCAATGTCACTCCGTGGTAGAGCGTCACGTTATCGCCTATTTCCGATGTTTCACCGATTACTA
Protein-coding regions in this window:
- a CDS encoding UPF0280 family protein; this translates as MAYEERFYRGFSQPSDLQCYEVKLKETDLFCCTSRDVRETIEERVIHYRHQLERYIEERPEFLHSLVPVKADLFAPAIIKKMITASAAVGVGPMACVAGAVAEFVGNDIEPLCEEYIIENGGDIQLRTKKERLVLIYAKDSPFSNKLGIRLRPREEAYGVCTSSGTVGHSLSFGKADAVCIVASSALFADGMATRVGNMVTTSENIGEALEVGKAHTEVIGILIILGEKLGVWGDLDLVKV
- the cysE gene encoding serine O-acetyltransferase; translation: MFRRLKEDIRAVFERDPAARSVPEILLCYAGLHAVWFHRIARWFWMRRIYFLGRFISHIGRALTGVEIHPGATIGKAFFIDHGMGIVIGETSEIGDNVTLYHGVTLGGTTWQKGKRHPTIGNNVVIGAGAKVLGPVKIGDNTRIGANSVVISEIPPNSVVVGIPGKVVFRVEGEKRIALDREFMPDPQAIAIRSLLDRMKQLEEKVERFPQPDPRADHGVDRGV